In Methanocaldococcus lauensis, a single genomic region encodes these proteins:
- a CDS encoding translation initiation factor IF-2 subunit beta, with product MSLENIDYYDYKTLLKRARSQIPDYVFQKDRFELPPIEILIEGNRTIIRNFRELAKAVNRDEEFFAKYLLKETGSAGNLEGGRLILQRKINPELLKSRINDFLREYVICRECGKPDTKIIKEGRVHLLKCMACGAIRPIRMI from the coding sequence ATGAGTCTTGAAAATATCGATTACTACGATTATAAAACGTTATTAAAGAGAGCAAGAAGTCAGATTCCAGATTATGTTTTTCAGAAAGATAGATTTGAACTCCCTCCAATTGAAATATTAATAGAAGGGAATAGAACTATAATTAGAAACTTTAGAGAATTAGCTAAGGCAGTTAATAGGGATGAAGAATTCTTTGCTAAGTATCTTTTAAAGGAAACTGGTAGTGCTGGTAACTTAGAGGGAGGTAGATTAATACTTCAGAGAAAAATCAACCCAGAACTATTGAAATCAAGAATTAATGATTTCTTGAGGGAATATGTTATTTGTAGAGAGTGCGGTAAGCCAGATACTAAAATTATCAAAGAGGGAAGAGTTCATTTACTCAAATGTATGGCTTGTGGGGCAATAAGACCTATAAGAATGATTTAA
- a CDS encoding pyridoxal phosphate-dependent aminotransferase, protein MLSKRLLNFESFEVMDILALAQKLESEKKVIHLEIGEPDFNTPKSIVEEGIKSLKDGLTHYTDSRGILELREKISNLYKGKYKTDINSDNIIITGGSSLGLFFALSSIIDEGDEVLIQNPSYPCYKNFIKFLGGKPVFCDFTVESLEKAISNKTKAIIINSPSNPLGEVVDKEIYEFAYEYIPYIISDEIYNGLVYEGKCYSAIEFDENLEKTILVNGFSKLYAMTGWRIGYVLSNEKIIEAVLKLQQNLFISAPTMSQYAALKAFEKETEKEINNMIKEFNRRRKLVLKYVKYFGWKVNNPIAAYYVFPNIGEDGREFAYKLLKEKYVALTPGIGFGSKGKNCVRISYANSYENIKEGLERIKEFLDEK, encoded by the coding sequence ATGTTATCAAAGCGACTTTTAAATTTTGAATCATTTGAAGTTATGGATATTTTGGCTTTAGCTCAAAAACTTGAAAGTGAAAAAAAGGTTATACATTTAGAGATAGGGGAGCCAGACTTTAATACTCCAAAGTCAATAGTTGAAGAGGGGATTAAATCTTTAAAAGATGGATTAACTCATTATACAGACAGTAGAGGGATTTTAGAGTTAAGAGAAAAGATTAGCAATTTATATAAAGGTAAATATAAAACAGATATAAATTCAGATAACATAATCATTACTGGAGGTAGTTCTTTAGGATTATTTTTTGCTCTATCTTCAATAATTGATGAGGGAGATGAAGTTTTAATTCAAAATCCCTCATATCCATGTTATAAAAATTTTATTAAGTTTTTAGGGGGAAAACCAGTATTTTGTGATTTTACAGTTGAAAGTTTAGAAAAGGCAATATCTAATAAAACTAAGGCAATAATCATAAATTCCCCATCCAATCCATTAGGAGAGGTTGTAGATAAAGAGATTTATGAATTTGCTTATGAATATATTCCTTACATTATCTCAGATGAAATCTACAACGGCTTAGTTTATGAAGGAAAATGCTATTCAGCAATTGAGTTTGATGAAAATTTGGAAAAAACAATATTGGTTAATGGATTCTCTAAGCTTTATGCGATGACTGGATGGAGAATAGGCTATGTTCTATCAAACGAAAAAATTATTGAAGCAGTATTAAAATTACAGCAAAATTTATTCATCTCAGCTCCAACAATGTCTCAATATGCCGCGTTAAAGGCATTTGAAAAAGAAACTGAAAAAGAAATAAATAATATGATAAAAGAATTTAATAGAAGGAGAAAATTGGTTTTAAAATATGTTAAATATTTTGGATGGAAAGTTAATAATCCAATTGCTGCCTATTATGTATTTCCAAACATTGGAGAAGATGGGAGAGAATTTGCTTACAAATTATTGAAAGAGAAATATGTGGCTTTAACTCCAGGAATAGGTTTTGGAAGTAAAGGAAAGAATTGTGTTAGAATAAGTTATGCAAATTCTTATGAAAACATTAAAGAGGGCTTAGAAAGGATTAAAGAATTTTTAGATGAGAAATAA
- a CDS encoding outer membrane lipoprotein-sorting protein, which yields MKYKYIFLSLFLVVGVFFAGCTQQMNADEIAKKMQEKYNNINTMEGNMMITLTVNGITKSVEYNYAFKKPNKFYMENKDMLIVSDGKIMYIYDKKSNKYMKTEINGEENPYNPDYGKFIKNMLKLYDVKYLGEETYDNKKCYVLELISKKDPTIKIKMYVDENYWQPLKIESKDMTIEYKNVKFNVDIPDSKFIFTPPKGAELIGSGKVLTSTNIDEIQKEVNFKILVPKYTANLKLQSAKLVKQDINGEEFEMVNLIYGNMGDLNIIEMKDIGNQIDVGNKITLNNGVNATIYESNGYTSLTFSYNGVRVSIMSKLSKDEVIKIANSMIE from the coding sequence ATGAAATATAAATACATATTTCTTTCTCTATTTTTAGTTGTGGGTGTTTTCTTTGCAGGATGTACCCAGCAGATGAATGCAGATGAGATAGCAAAGAAAATGCAAGAAAAGTATAATAATATTAATACTATGGAAGGAAATATGATGATAACATTAACAGTAAATGGAATAACAAAATCAGTGGAATATAATTATGCTTTTAAAAAGCCAAATAAATTCTATATGGAAAATAAAGATATGTTGATAGTTTCAGATGGAAAGATAATGTATATTTATGATAAGAAGAGCAACAAATATATGAAAACAGAAATTAATGGAGAAGAAAATCCATACAACCCAGATTACGGGAAATTTATTAAAAATATGTTAAAGTTATATGATGTCAAATACTTAGGAGAAGAAACTTATGATAATAAAAAGTGCTATGTTTTAGAGTTAATTTCTAAAAAAGACCCAACAATTAAAATAAAAATGTATGTTGATGAAAATTACTGGCAGCCACTTAAAATAGAATCAAAAGATATGACTATTGAATATAAAAATGTTAAATTTAATGTAGATATTCCAGACAGTAAGTTTATATTTACACCTCCAAAAGGGGCTGAGTTAATAGGTTCTGGAAAAGTATTAACTTCAACTAATATAGATGAGATTCAAAAAGAGGTTAATTTCAAAATATTAGTTCCAAAATACACTGCAAATCTTAAACTACAAAGTGCTAAGTTAGTAAAACAAGATATAAATGGAGAAGAGTTCGAAATGGTTAATTTAATCTATGGAAATATGGGAGATTTAAATATTATAGAAATGAAAGATATAGGTAATCAGATAGATGTTGGAAATAAAATTACATTAAATAATGGAGTTAATGCTACAATCTATGAAAGTAATGGATATACATCATTAACATTCTCCTATAATGGAGTTAGAGTAAGTATAATGAGTAAATTAAGCAAAGATGAAGTAATAAAAATAGCAAATTCAATGATTGAGTAA
- a CDS encoding APC family permease, with protein sequence MKNKKLSLYEAVSMGIGVMIGASIFSIFGTGIKIAGNLLPESFVLAGIYAFLVAYSYIKLSRVIVSDAGPIAYIHKAFGDSIITGVLAILMWLSYVISIALFAKGFAGYFLPLVNISITPLTTGLVELIIIAFFVVLNFFGSKAVGKAEFLIVSIKVSILLLFILSGFLVLNPSYLYPPNSTTFGLFSASAIFFLSYMGFGVITNASEHIENPKKNVPLAILLSIIIVMFIYVGVSVVALGSLPIDELIKYSENALAVAAKPVLGNLGFLLISIGALFSISSAMNATIYGGANIAYALAKEGELPEFFERKVWFGSSEGLYITAILGYLFALLFNMEGVASITSAVFIMIYLFVILSHYKLINEVGGKKWILKFNFSIIFIVFLILLYYQWCNNKLAFYGIIITFLLAFLFECFYRKRRTFSLKLN encoded by the coding sequence ATGAAAAATAAAAAACTTTCCTTATATGAGGCAGTATCTATGGGCATTGGTGTAATGATAGGAGCAAGTATTTTCTCCATATTTGGGACAGGTATTAAAATAGCTGGAAATTTATTACCAGAATCTTTTGTATTGGCAGGAATCTATGCTTTTTTAGTAGCTTATTCATATATTAAGTTAAGCAGAGTTATTGTTTCTGATGCTGGACCTATAGCTTATATTCACAAAGCCTTTGGAGATAGTATAATTACTGGGGTTTTAGCTATTTTGATGTGGCTGAGTTACGTTATCTCTATAGCTTTATTTGCTAAAGGATTTGCAGGATACTTTTTACCTCTGGTTAATATAAGCATAACTCCATTAACTACAGGTTTGGTTGAATTAATAATAATAGCGTTCTTTGTGGTATTAAACTTTTTTGGTAGTAAAGCTGTTGGAAAAGCTGAGTTTCTTATTGTTTCAATTAAAGTTTCCATACTCCTATTATTTATATTATCTGGATTTTTAGTTTTAAATCCTTCTTATTTATATCCCCCCAACTCCACAACATTTGGTTTATTTTCAGCATCTGCTATATTTTTCTTATCCTATATGGGTTTTGGTGTAATAACTAACGCATCTGAACATATTGAAAATCCAAAGAAAAATGTTCCTTTGGCGATACTACTTAGTATTATTATTGTGATGTTTATATATGTTGGAGTTTCTGTAGTAGCTTTAGGTTCTTTACCAATTGATGAATTAATAAAATATAGTGAAAATGCTTTGGCAGTAGCAGCCAAACCTGTTTTGGGGAATTTAGGATTTTTATTAATATCTATTGGGGCGTTATTTTCTATATCCTCAGCAATGAACGCCACAATTTATGGTGGGGCTAATATTGCCTATGCTTTGGCAAAAGAGGGGGAGTTGCCAGAATTTTTTGAAAGGAAAGTTTGGTTTGGCTCCTCTGAAGGGTTGTATATAACCGCTATCTTAGGTTATCTATTTGCATTACTTTTTAATATGGAGGGGGTAGCTTCAATAACAAGTGCTGTCTTTATAATGATATATTTGTTTGTTATCCTGTCTCACTACAAACTTATAAACGAAGTTGGAGGAAAAAAATGGATTCTTAAATTTAATTTTTCTATAATATTTATTGTTTTTTTAATCCTTTTATATTATCAATGGTGTAACAATAAACTGGCTTTCTATGGAATTATTATAACATTTTTGTTAGCATTTTTATTTGAGTGTTTCTATAGAAAAAGAAGAACATTTAGCTTAAAACTTAATTAA
- a CDS encoding UPF0146 family protein codes for MNVDVIVEFIKNYAEKHKIKKIAEVGIGFKFDIAKELSKYFDVMVTDINKKSIEKGKLLGLNAYEDNLFNPNIELYKNIDLIYSIRPPRDLQIYILNLSKKVKAHLIIRPLLNEEVIEGLKLKSYKGEVFYIYENRKQKSI; via the coding sequence ATGAATGTAGATGTAATAGTTGAATTTATAAAAAATTATGCAGAAAAACATAAAATCAAAAAAATTGCTGAGGTTGGGATTGGGTTTAAATTTGACATTGCAAAAGAGTTAAGTAAGTATTTTGATGTAATGGTTACAGATATTAATAAAAAATCTATTGAAAAAGGTAAACTGTTAGGATTAAACGCTTATGAAGATAATCTATTTAATCCGAATATTGAACTATATAAAAATATTGATTTAATATATTCCATAAGACCTCCAAGAGATTTACAGATATATATTTTAAATTTATCAAAAAAAGTTAAAGCCCATTTAATAATAAGACCTCTTTTAAATGAGGAAGTTATAGAAGGATTAAAATTAAAATCGTACAAAGGAGAAGTGTTTTACATATACGAAAATAGAAAACAAAAATCCATATAA
- a CDS encoding 30S ribosomal protein S19e yields the protein MVTVYDVPADKLIQKTAEKLKEMDIEVPEWVPFVKTGVSRERRPEQDDWWYIRCASILRKIYIYGPVGVSRLRTAYGGRKNRGHEPEHFYKGSGNIIRKALQELEKLGLVEKRPEGRVITSKGRSFLDNIAKEVYDEIVKEIPALAKY from the coding sequence ATGGTAACTGTCTATGATGTTCCTGCAGATAAATTAATCCAAAAAACTGCTGAAAAATTAAAAGAAATGGATATAGAAGTTCCAGAGTGGGTTCCTTTTGTTAAAACGGGAGTTAGTAGAGAAAGGAGACCTGAGCAAGATGATTGGTGGTATATTAGATGTGCTTCTATTTTAAGAAAAATATACATATACGGCCCTGTTGGAGTTTCAAGATTAAGAACAGCTTACGGTGGAAGAAAGAACAGAGGACACGAGCCAGAGCACTTTTATAAGGGTAGTGGAAATATTATAAGGAAAGCCTTACAAGAATTGGAAAAATTAGGTTTAGTTGAAAAGAGACCAGAAGGAAGAGTAATAACTTCAAAAGGTAGAAGTTTCTTGGATAACATTGCCAAAGAAGTTTATGACGAAATAGTTAAAGAAATCCCAGCTCTTGCTAAATACTAA
- a CDS encoding ATP-binding protein produces MIIAVSGKGGVGKTVFTTLLIKALSKKTNSILVVDADPDSNLPETLGVEVEKTVGDIREELKKLIEKNEIPSGMTKFDYLKSKIYEILVETDNYDLLVMGRPEGSGCYCSVNNWLRQIIDNLSKYYEFVIIDTEAGLEHLSRRTTQNVDVMIVITDASKRGLGTAKRIKKLANELEVKFKDIYVVANKVKPEYEKLIEEYAKELNLNLIGKLPYNKEIAEYDLKGIPLWNLPEDNEVYKKVEEIAEKIIKK; encoded by the coding sequence ATGATTATTGCTGTTAGTGGAAAAGGTGGTGTTGGTAAGACAGTATTTACAACATTATTAATTAAAGCGTTATCTAAAAAAACAAACAGTATCTTAGTTGTAGATGCTGACCCCGACTCAAATTTACCAGAAACCTTAGGTGTTGAGGTAGAAAAGACAGTTGGAGATATTAGAGAGGAATTAAAAAAATTAATTGAAAAAAATGAAATACCCTCAGGAATGACAAAATTTGATTATTTAAAAAGTAAAATATACGAAATTTTAGTTGAGACAGATAATTATGATTTATTGGTTATGGGAAGACCAGAAGGTAGTGGTTGTTATTGTAGTGTAAATAACTGGCTAAGGCAGATAATTGATAATTTATCTAAATATTATGAATTTGTAATTATAGATACTGAAGCTGGATTAGAGCATCTTAGTAGAAGAACTACTCAGAATGTAGATGTTATGATTGTTATAACTGATGCATCAAAAAGAGGTTTAGGAACTGCTAAGAGAATAAAAAAGTTAGCTAATGAGTTAGAGGTTAAATTTAAAGATATTTATGTAGTGGCAAATAAGGTTAAGCCAGAGTATGAAAAATTAATTGAAGAGTATGCAAAGGAACTTAATTTAAATTTGATTGGAAAACTTCCTTATAACAAAGAAATAGCAGAATATGACTTAAAAGGAATTCCTCTCTGGAACCTTCCAGAGGATAATGAGGTTTATAAAAAAGTTGAAGAGATTGCTGAGAAAATAATTAAAAAATAA
- a CDS encoding 50S ribosomal protein L39e: MGSNKPLGKKLRLAKALKQNRRVPLFVIVKTRGAVRYHPKMRYWRRTKLKA; the protein is encoded by the coding sequence ATGGGGAGTAACAAGCCATTAGGAAAAAAGTTGAGATTAGCTAAGGCTTTAAAGCAGAATAGAAGAGTTCCATTGTTTGTTATTGTTAAAACAAGAGGAGCTGTAAGATACCACCCAAAAATGAGATACTGGAGAAGAACTAAATTAAAGGCATAA
- a CDS encoding DNA-binding protein has translation MDIEEIKRKKLLELQKKLAEQQQQEEALLEAELQKRALLRKILTPEARERLERIRLARPEFAEMVEVQLIQLAQLGRLPIPLKDKEFKALLEKLSAMTKKKRDIKIIRK, from the coding sequence ATGGATATTGAAGAAATTAAAAGAAAAAAACTTCTTGAATTACAAAAAAAATTGGCTGAACAACAACAGCAAGAAGAGGCATTGTTAGAGGCTGAACTTCAAAAAAGAGCATTATTAAGAAAAATACTAACTCCTGAAGCAAGAGAGAGATTAGAGAGAATAAGGTTAGCAAGACCTGAATTTGCCGAAATGGTAGAAGTTCAATTAATTCAACTGGCTCAACTTGGAAGATTACCTATCCCTCTAAAAGATAAAGAATTTAAAGCATTACTTGAAAAATTAAGTGCTATGACTAAGAAGAAAAGAGATATTAAAATCATTAGAAAGTGA
- a CDS encoding 50S ribosomal protein L37e produces the protein MSKGTPSMGKRNKGSYHIRCRRCGRRAYHVRKKRCAACGYPNKRMRKYSWQNKKVNGRRIK, from the coding sequence ATGTCAAAAGGTACTCCATCAATGGGTAAAAGAAACAAAGGTTCATATCACATTAGATGTAGGAGATGTGGAAGAAGAGCATACCATGTAAGAAAAAAGAGATGTGCTGCATGTGGTTATCCAAATAAAAGAATGAGAAAATACTCATGGCAAAACAAAAAAGTTAATGGAAGGAGAATTAAATAA
- a CDS encoding DUF7411 family protein — MDVYVLFSGGKDSSLSAVILKKLGYNPHLITINFGVIPSYKLAEETSKILGFKHKVITLDRKIVEKAADMVVEYKYPSPAIQYVHKTVLETLADEYKILADGTRRDDKVPKLSYSEIQSLEMRKNIQYITPLMGFGYKTLRDLANEFFIMEEIKSGTKLSSDYEAEIRHILKERGENPERYFPEHKQTRVVGLKKEI, encoded by the coding sequence ATGGATGTTTATGTTCTATTTAGTGGAGGGAAGGATAGTTCCCTATCGGCGGTTATATTAAAAAAACTTGGATACAATCCTCATTTAATAACAATAAATTTTGGTGTTATACCCTCTTATAAATTAGCTGAAGAGACATCTAAGATTTTGGGATTTAAGCATAAAGTTATAACATTGGATAGAAAAATCGTTGAAAAAGCGGCTGATATGGTTGTTGAATATAAATATCCCTCTCCTGCAATACAGTATGTTCATAAAACTGTCTTAGAAACATTGGCTGATGAATACAAGATTTTAGCAGATGGAACAAGAAGAGATGATAAAGTTCCAAAACTTAGCTATTCAGAAATTCAAAGTTTAGAGATGAGGAAAAATATTCAATATATAACCCCACTTATGGGTTTTGGATATAAAACCTTAAGAGATTTAGCAAATGAATTTTTCATAATGGAAGAGATAAAAAGTGGAACTAAATTGAGTTCTGATTACGAGGCTGAAATTAGGCATATTCTTAAAGAGAGAGGAGAAAATCCTGAAAGATATTTCCCTGAACATAAACAAACAAGAGTAGTTGGATTAAAAAAGGAAATTTAG